Proteins from a single region of Macaca thibetana thibetana isolate TM-01 chromosome 4, ASM2454274v1, whole genome shotgun sequence:
- the SLC17A1 gene encoding sodium-dependent phosphate transport protein 1 isoform X1, which translates to MIYGAKLGNPRKSILCKVERKVFTEEEEITFCSESVPGFCSFRYGLSFLVHCCNVITTAQRTCLNLTMVVMVNSTDPHGLPNTSTKKLLDNIKNPVYNWSPDIQGIILSSTFYGFVIIQVPVGYFSGIYSTKKMIGFALCLSSVLSLLIPPAAGIGVAWVIVCRAVQGAAQGIVGTAQFEIYVKWAPPLERGRLTSMSTSGFLLGPFIVLLVTGVICESLGWPMVFYIFGACGCALCLLWFILFYDDPKDHPCISISEKEYITSSLVQQVSSSRQSLPIKAMLKSLPVWAISIGSFTFFWSHIIMTLYTPLFINSTLRVNIKENGFLSSLPYLFAWICGNLVGQLSDFFLTRNILSVIAVRKLFTAAGFLLPAIFGVCLPHLSSSFYGIVIFLILVSATGSFCLGGVLINGLDIAPRYFGFIKACSTLSGMLGGLIASTLTGLILRQDPESAWFKTFILMAAINVTGLIFYLIVAKAEIQDWAKERQHTRL; encoded by the exons ATGATTTATGGGGCTAAACTTGGTAATCCCAGAAAGTCAATATTGTGTAAAGTTGAGAGAAAAGTcttcacagaggaagaagaaatcacTTTTTGTTCCGAATCAG TTCCAGGTTTCTGTTCCTTTCGCTATGGATTGTCTTTCCTTGTGCACTGTTGTAATGTTATAACAACAGCACAGCGCACATGCCTGAACCTCACAATGGTAGTCATGGTGAATAGCACAGATCCACATGGTTTGCCCAACACCTCCACAAAGAAGCTCCTGGATAATATAAAG AACCCTGTGTATAACTGGAGCCCAGATATCCAGGGAATCATCTTGAGTTCCACCTTCTATGGTTTCGTCATCATCCAAGTTCCTGTTGGATACTTCTCTGGAATATACTCTACAAAGAAAATGATTGGCTTTGCATTATGCCTCAGCTCTGTGTTAAGCCTACTCATCCCACCAGCAGCTGGAATTGGAGTAGCTTGGGTCATTGTATGTCGAGCAGTTCAGGGAGCAGCCCAG GGGATAGTTGGAACAGCCCAGTTTGAAATATATGTCAAATGGGCTCCTCCCCTGGAACGAGGCCGACTTACTTCTATGAGTACATCAG GGTTTTTGCTGGGACCCTTTATTGTCCTACTTGTGACTGGAGTTATCTGTGAATCTCTGGGCTGGCCCATGGTCTTCTATATTTTTG GTGCTTGTGGCTGTGCTCTATGTCTTCTCTggttcattctgttttatgatgACCCCAAGGACCACCCATGTATAAGCATCAGTGAAAAGGAATACATCACATCCTCCCTGGTCCAGCAG GTCAGTTCAAGTAGACAATCTCTGCCTATCAAGGCTATGCTTAAATCGCTTCCAGTCTGGGCTATTTCCAttggtagttttacttttttctggtCACATATCATCATGACACTATACACGCCACTGTTTATCAACTCCACGCTTCGTGTTAATATAAAAGAG AATGGGTTTCTGTCTTCCCTCCCCTATTTGTTTGCTTGGATCTGTGGTAACCTAGTAGGTCAGTTATCAGACTTCTTCCTGACCAGGAATATTCTCAGCGTAATTGCTGTCCGGAAACTCTTCACAGCAGCAG GATTTCTCCTTCCTGCAATCTTTGGTGTATGCCTGCCTCACCTGAGTTCCAGCTTCTACGGCATTGTCATTTTCCTAATACTTGTTAGTGCAACAGGCAGCTTTTGCTTGGGTGGAGTACTTATAAATGGCTTGGATATCGCTCCCAG ATATTTTGGATTTATTAAAGCGTGTTCAACCTTAAGCGGAATGCTAGGAGGACTAATTGCTTCCACTTTGACTGGATTGATCCTTAGGCAG GATCCAGAATCCGCCTGGTTTAAAACCTTCATCCTGATGGCAGCCATTAATGTGACTGGCCTAATTTTCTACCTTATAGTTGCTAAAGCAGAAATTCAGGACTGGGCTAAAGAAAGACAACACACACGTCTCTGA
- the SLC17A1 gene encoding sodium-dependent phosphate transport protein 1 isoform X2 codes for MQMDNQLPRKKVPGFCSFRYGLSFLVHCCNVITTAQRTCLNLTMVVMVNSTDPHGLPNTSTKKLLDNIKNPVYNWSPDIQGIILSSTFYGFVIIQVPVGYFSGIYSTKKMIGFALCLSSVLSLLIPPAAGIGVAWVIVCRAVQGAAQGIVGTAQFEIYVKWAPPLERGRLTSMSTSGFLLGPFIVLLVTGVICESLGWPMVFYIFGACGCALCLLWFILFYDDPKDHPCISISEKEYITSSLVQQVSSSRQSLPIKAMLKSLPVWAISIGSFTFFWSHIIMTLYTPLFINSTLRVNIKENGFLSSLPYLFAWICGNLVGQLSDFFLTRNILSVIAVRKLFTAAGFLLPAIFGVCLPHLSSSFYGIVIFLILVSATGSFCLGGVLINGLDIAPRYFGFIKACSTLSGMLGGLIASTLTGLILRQDPESAWFKTFILMAAINVTGLIFYLIVAKAEIQDWAKERQHTRL; via the exons ATGCAAATGGATAACCAGTTGCCTCGCAAAAAAG TTCCAGGTTTCTGTTCCTTTCGCTATGGATTGTCTTTCCTTGTGCACTGTTGTAATGTTATAACAACAGCACAGCGCACATGCCTGAACCTCACAATGGTAGTCATGGTGAATAGCACAGATCCACATGGTTTGCCCAACACCTCCACAAAGAAGCTCCTGGATAATATAAAG AACCCTGTGTATAACTGGAGCCCAGATATCCAGGGAATCATCTTGAGTTCCACCTTCTATGGTTTCGTCATCATCCAAGTTCCTGTTGGATACTTCTCTGGAATATACTCTACAAAGAAAATGATTGGCTTTGCATTATGCCTCAGCTCTGTGTTAAGCCTACTCATCCCACCAGCAGCTGGAATTGGAGTAGCTTGGGTCATTGTATGTCGAGCAGTTCAGGGAGCAGCCCAG GGGATAGTTGGAACAGCCCAGTTTGAAATATATGTCAAATGGGCTCCTCCCCTGGAACGAGGCCGACTTACTTCTATGAGTACATCAG GGTTTTTGCTGGGACCCTTTATTGTCCTACTTGTGACTGGAGTTATCTGTGAATCTCTGGGCTGGCCCATGGTCTTCTATATTTTTG GTGCTTGTGGCTGTGCTCTATGTCTTCTCTggttcattctgttttatgatgACCCCAAGGACCACCCATGTATAAGCATCAGTGAAAAGGAATACATCACATCCTCCCTGGTCCAGCAG GTCAGTTCAAGTAGACAATCTCTGCCTATCAAGGCTATGCTTAAATCGCTTCCAGTCTGGGCTATTTCCAttggtagttttacttttttctggtCACATATCATCATGACACTATACACGCCACTGTTTATCAACTCCACGCTTCGTGTTAATATAAAAGAG AATGGGTTTCTGTCTTCCCTCCCCTATTTGTTTGCTTGGATCTGTGGTAACCTAGTAGGTCAGTTATCAGACTTCTTCCTGACCAGGAATATTCTCAGCGTAATTGCTGTCCGGAAACTCTTCACAGCAGCAG GATTTCTCCTTCCTGCAATCTTTGGTGTATGCCTGCCTCACCTGAGTTCCAGCTTCTACGGCATTGTCATTTTCCTAATACTTGTTAGTGCAACAGGCAGCTTTTGCTTGGGTGGAGTACTTATAAATGGCTTGGATATCGCTCCCAG ATATTTTGGATTTATTAAAGCGTGTTCAACCTTAAGCGGAATGCTAGGAGGACTAATTGCTTCCACTTTGACTGGATTGATCCTTAGGCAG GATCCAGAATCCGCCTGGTTTAAAACCTTCATCCTGATGGCAGCCATTAATGTGACTGGCCTAATTTTCTACCTTATAGTTGCTAAAGCAGAAATTCAGGACTGGGCTAAAGAAAGACAACACACACGTCTCTGA